From Topomyia yanbarensis strain Yona2022 chromosome 1, ASM3024719v1, whole genome shotgun sequence, one genomic window encodes:
- the LOC131677287 gene encoding TELO2-interacting protein 1 homolog, with product MTNLLCPDQSISPSAIRRWKQLVEQDLQDGNPEKVQNFNQQLLQMDPGTVQLLQGYYLRALISLLDNATGPNRKELQTTVLECICTILTKSKLREAVALKTILVVLLVQIYDTTSKQLVGNLSEEHKLAILTGLTLASRNIQSDLVEQVYVRDNLNLLSQVLFVCVSIIETERYRKLRFQAIDCILATMQLQDDSDWEDSVLRHQVAELLFIVLPKLLASLVSVINGDRKQGTAVVRMGIKALGRILCLIFEDYEKRQAEEGVPTEEFFKLAEELKGSDSGQTNVLGLGLRNSEAREEYFSNTTRSRDWLLAADKKVHQVLQLVTHLRGAEEDLFRQEYARMNAELLKKCVPNIPISSITILESLLALCQDESKNIRDISLAGLEQYWRGSISIGSSRMDELLYDLLKAIPRSIYRAEETDQVASFALLKGYIKFLPDCQLNVILSNQETLNQLVLVLLAGAELDQTDELVRREYVAYRFQYAAKESGLEREKRESRWIVLRNFQGSDRSQKAFLDMLHSLKDRPESLATVLNYIVEDLFTTKLNAHGYLFLLSELISDVENQPLRCIFRNVFTEILQSYHWELELQETIHVADLKFNVLHICLTLRTVARFCRLFREDFASWQLYDVLRNILPLTGSNLNCINEAAELALDSVASSIGLSSIHELISRNLDYISQYISRCLKRSNSFPAGVHMLESVLRFVPYESSAVLESTVSPIVMNILDDHDQRMGSGRILCLKVLQIFIRAIRFRYQPEMQLNDEGKDDSPNRTKLAEKMAQLKEEIECKLPPEEGATIEELPADDVDDGQAMETETEPDGPYQSEEEKLPPHIRITIKILTVNFKYLASSVLEEKIVALGTLDEGIHLLREHENQLLPMVHQIWFNFAERFADPSPVVVSCAFDLLVTLAQLAKDFIRKRTLDDVLPRLNSFMQSNIGADFSALQTFKLQRTILTHIPELVSWLKLNERQLDQVLNVTKLYLLHRSERRELQQLARTCFDRLAAEYDAGAVFVKFTGV from the exons ATGACTAATCTATTGTGTCCCGACCAAAGCATCAGCCCGTCTGCCATTCGACGCTGGAAGCAATTGGTTGAACAAGATCTCCAGGATGGAAACCCggaaaaggtacaaaacttcaaCCAACAGCTGCTCCAGATGGATCCCGGTACCGTGCAGCTGCTGCAGGGATACTACCTTCGTGCTCTTATCTCGCTGCTGGATAACGCAACGGGACC AAATCGAAAAGAATTGCAAACCACCGTACTGGAGTGCATCTGTACGATCCTGACGAAAAGCAAACTGCGCGAAGCGGTGGCCCTCAAAACCATCCTGGTGGTACTGCTGGTGCAAATATACGACACCACGAGTAAGCAGTTGGTGGGGAACCTTTCGGAGGAACACAAGTTGGCTATTCTGACGGGGTTAACACTTGCCTCCAGGAACATCCAATCGGATCTGGTGGAGCAGGTTTACGTTCGGGATAATTTGAACCTGCTGTCGCAGGTGTTATTTGTTTGCGTGAGTATTATCGAGACGGAACGATACAGAAAACTTCGCTTTCAAGCGATTGACTGCATTCTGGCTACGATGCAGCTTCAAGACGATTCCGATTGGGAGGATTCGGTTCTACGGCATCAAGTCGCCGAACTACTATTTATTGTGCTTCCCAAGTTGTTAGCATCACTGGTTTCGGTTATTAACGGGGACCGGAAACAGGGAACGGCTGTCGTTCGGATGGGAATCAAAGCCCTGGGAAGGATACTTTGTTTGATATTTGAAGATTACGAAAAGCGGCAGGCGGAGGAAGGCGTGCCAACGGAGGAATTTTTTAAACTTGCCGAAGAGCTGAAAGGTTCTGATAGTGGGCAAACGAACGTGTTGGGTTTGGGTCTGCGAAATTCGGAAGCTAGAGAGGAGTATTTTAGTAACACAACCAGAAGTCGCGATTGGTTGCTGGCGGCGGATAAGAAGGTTCACCAAGTGCTGCAGCTTGTGACGCACTTGAGAGGAGCGGAGGAGGACCTGTTTCGGCAGGAGTATGCGCGAATGAATGCTGAGTTGTTGAAGAAATGTGTTCC TAATATTCCTATCAGCTCAATCACGATCCTTGAATCGCTACTCGCACTGTGCCAGGACGAATCGAAAAACATCCGTGACATTTCTCTAGCCGGACTGGAACAGTATTGGAGGGGTAGCATCTCGATTGGTTCCTCTCGAATGGACGAACTATTGTACGATCTGCTGAAAGCTATTCCCCGGAGTATCTACCGAGCGGAGGAGACCGACCAGGTCGCAAGCTTCGCTCTACTGAAAGGCTACATCAAATTTTTGCCAGATTGTCAGCTGAACGTTATCCTTTCCAATCAGGAAACGCTCAATCAGTTGGTACTGGTGCTGCTTGCTGGTGCAGAGCTGGATCAAACGGACGAGTTGGTACGTCGAGAGTACGTTGCATATCGTTTTCAATATGCAGCGAAGGAGTCTGGTCTGGAGCGGGAAAAACGAGAGTCTCGGTGGATCGTGCTGCGTAATTTTCAGGGTTCCGACAGAAGCCAGAAAGCGTTTCTAGATATGCTTCATAGTTTGAAGGACCGCCCGGAGAGCCTCGCTACGGTTCTAAACTATATCGTGGAGGATCTTTTCACCACCAAATTGAATGCACACGGCTATTTGTTTCTGCTTTCCGAACTGATCTCAGACGTTGAAAATCAACCGCTTCGGTGCATTTTCAGAAACGTGTTCACGGAAATTCTTCAAAGCTACCACTGGGAGTTGGAACTACAAGAAACCATCCACGTTGCCGATCTAAAATTCAACGTCCTTCACATCTGTCTGACACTTCGAACCGTCGCCCGTTTCTGTCGGCTTTTTCGAGAGGACTTCGCCAGCTGGCAGTTGTATGACGTACTTCGAAACATTCTCCCACTAACCGGGAGCAACTTGAACTGTATAAACGAAGCGGCGGAATTGGCCCTGGACAGCGTCGCTAGTAGCATTGGGCTGAGCTCGATACACGAGCTAATATCGCGAAATCTGGATTACATTTCCCAGTACATCAGTCGGTGCTTGAAAAGATCGAACAGCTTCCCGGCTGGGGTTCACATGCTGGAATCGGTGCTGCGCTTCGTCCCATACGAATCGTCCGCCGTGCTGGAATCCACCGTCAGTCCAATCGTGATGAATATTCTGGACGATCATGATCAGCGAATGGGGTCAGGAAGAATACTCTGTTTGAAAGTGTTGCAGATTTTCATCCGCGCGATTCGTTTTCGGTATCAGCCAGAAATGCAGCTAAACGATGAGGGAAAGGACGATTCGCCCAATCGGACGAAGCTGGCGGAAAAAATGGCACAACTGAAAGAGGAAATCGAATGCAAGTTACCACCAGAGGAAGGTGCTACGATAGAAGAGCTCCCAGCGGATGATGTTGATGATGGCCAAGCAATGGAGACCGAAACGGAACCAGACGGTCCTTATCAAAGTGAGGAGGAAAAGCTTCCTCCGCACATTCGAATAACAATCAAAATTCTAACGGTCAATTTCAAATACCTTGCCTCCTCAGTCCTGGAGGAAAAAATCGTCGCCCTTGGGACGCTAGATGAGGGCATCCATCTGCTACGGGAGCACGAAAATCAGCTGCTTCCGATGGTGCATCAGATATGGTTCAACTTTGCCGAACGATTCGCCGATCCTAGTCCGGTGGTGGTTAGCTGTGCGTTCGATCTGCTCGTCACCTTAGCCCAGCTTGCGAAAGATTTCATCCGAAAGCGGACATTGGA CGACGTCCTTCCCCGGCTAAATTCGTTCATGCAAAGCAACATCGGAGCCGATTTCAGTGCCTTGCAGACGTTCAAATTGCAGCGTACGATCCTTACCCACATCCCGGAGCTGGTCAGCTGGCTCAAGCTAAACGAGCGCCAGTTGGATCAGGTACTGAACGTGACAAAGTTGTATCTACTGCATCGCTCAGAACGACGGGAACTGCAGCAGCTGGCGAGGACATGTTTCGATCGGCTGGCTGCCGAATACGATGCCGGTGCCGTTTTCGTTAAGTTTACCGGTGTTTAA
- the LOC131677289 gene encoding serine palmitoyltransferase small subunit A-like, protein MLSSIKKSISSVYLLYELNTCIYMLDPWEKKFINGVIFSILALLIFSSYVYLPSYTRRLIGAFLPATTEQLTLDRMDHHHHHHHQQTMDFGVH, encoded by the exons ATGTTGAGTTCAATCAAGAAATCCATTTCCTCCGTGTACCTGTTGTACGAGCTCAACACCTGCATCTACATGCTGGACCCGTGGGAGAAGAAATTCATCA ATGGGGTCATTTTCAGCATTCTCGCTTTGCTGATATTCTCCAGCTATGTGTATCTTCCCAGCTATACCCGTCGGTTGATAGGAGCCTTCCTGCCGGCCACAACCGAACAGCTAACACTGGATCGGAtggatcatcatcatcaccatcaccACCAGCAGACGATGGACTTTGGCGTCCACTGA